In Mycobacterium sp. JS623, one genomic interval encodes:
- a CDS encoding helix-turn-helix transcriptional regulator yields MATDFTVRGGTMELIDRHAERDTLDRLMAAIRAGQSQALVVSGEAGVGKTALLDYLAANAPGCRLARAAGVQSEMELAFSALHQLCAPMLDSLQLLPPPQRDAVSTALGMSSGPVPDRFLVGLGVLSLLSAIAEERPLICLVDDEQWLDRASAQVLGFVARRLMAESVGMVFAVRTVSSDLQGLAELRIEGLREADARALLDSVLTGPLDSRVRDQILAETQGNPLALLELPRGLTPQQLAGGFGVPSAVRLAGAIEENFHRRVEALPENTRRLLVIAAAEPVGDLARMWGAAARLGIDAEATTPAVAAGLIDFGTRVQFRHPLARSAVYGFASPRERQEAHAALAAVTDPQRDPDRRAWHRAHAAPGPDEAVAAELQRSAGRAQARGGVAAAAAFLERATMLTLDPARRTERALGAAGANLRAGAFDTVRQLLSIAEAGATTDMEQARIDLIGADLAFVTNRGSDAPSLLLKAAGRLEPIDVDLSRATYLQAFTAAILAGHLALGGGVHEVARAAGAAPPPRRAARAPDLLLEGLTVHFDRGYEAGLPILRKALDAFGIRMSVDEQLRCHWIAGVVAPHLWDDDRWEVLSERHIQLARGVGALSELPLALSLRAVMMVFTGNMTGAALLIGEHQVAIDATNNYVSNPAEVVLAALRGRQVEAAGLIDAAIREASLRGEGIGIVLAEWANAVLNNGLGSYERAMQAAQRAAAQSVELVVRGWAAVELVEAAVRSGHRPVADDALRLLAERTTPSGTDWARGVEARSRALLREGDAAESLYLESIERLGCTRMRVDLARAHLLYGEWLRRERRRIDARAQLRIAHDMFELIGMEAFAQRARRELQATGETARKRTIASGHQQLTAQEAQIARLAREGLSNPEIGVRLFISARTVKYHLTNIYTKLGISSRSQLDRVSPS; encoded by the coding sequence ATGGCGACGGACTTCACGGTGCGGGGCGGCACGATGGAGCTGATTGACCGTCACGCCGAGCGCGACACGCTCGACCGGCTCATGGCGGCAATTCGCGCGGGTCAGAGTCAGGCCTTGGTGGTGTCTGGCGAAGCGGGGGTGGGCAAGACCGCGTTGCTTGACTATCTGGCTGCGAATGCGCCGGGATGCCGGCTAGCGCGCGCCGCGGGTGTGCAGTCCGAAATGGAATTGGCATTCTCCGCATTGCACCAGCTGTGTGCGCCGATGCTGGATTCCCTGCAGCTTTTGCCGCCGCCGCAGCGTGATGCCGTGAGCACCGCCCTCGGTATGAGTTCCGGGCCGGTACCCGACCGGTTTTTGGTCGGGCTGGGGGTGTTGAGCCTGCTTTCTGCGATCGCCGAGGAGCGGCCGCTTATCTGTTTGGTCGATGACGAGCAGTGGCTCGACCGCGCCTCTGCGCAAGTCCTTGGCTTCGTTGCCCGCCGTTTGATGGCGGAATCGGTTGGCATGGTCTTCGCGGTCCGGACGGTGAGCAGCGACCTGCAGGGGTTGGCGGAGCTGAGGATCGAGGGGCTGCGGGAGGCGGACGCGCGAGCGCTCCTGGACTCTGTGCTGACTGGGCCGCTCGATTCGCGGGTACGCGATCAGATCCTGGCTGAGACCCAAGGCAACCCGCTGGCATTGCTGGAACTGCCTCGGGGTTTGACTCCCCAGCAGCTGGCCGGCGGATTCGGGGTTCCCAGCGCGGTGCGGTTGGCGGGCGCCATCGAGGAGAACTTCCACCGGCGGGTCGAGGCTCTACCGGAGAACACCCGGCGCCTGCTGGTGATCGCGGCGGCCGAACCGGTCGGCGACCTCGCACGGATGTGGGGGGCCGCGGCGCGTCTGGGAATCGACGCAGAGGCGACCACGCCGGCGGTCGCGGCGGGCCTGATCGACTTCGGGACGCGTGTTCAGTTTCGGCATCCCCTCGCGCGCTCGGCGGTATACGGTTTTGCGTCCCCGCGGGAGCGGCAAGAGGCACATGCGGCTCTTGCCGCGGTCACCGATCCGCAGCGAGATCCCGATCGGCGGGCCTGGCACCGGGCCCATGCCGCGCCCGGACCGGACGAGGCCGTGGCGGCGGAACTGCAACGGTCGGCGGGACGGGCGCAAGCGCGCGGCGGCGTGGCTGCCGCGGCGGCGTTCCTCGAGCGCGCCACGATGCTGACTTTGGACCCCGCGCGTCGCACGGAGCGAGCGCTGGGTGCCGCGGGTGCGAATCTGCGGGCTGGCGCTTTCGACACGGTGCGCCAATTGCTGTCCATCGCGGAGGCCGGAGCGACCACTGACATGGAGCAGGCTCGTATCGACCTGATTGGAGCCGACCTCGCATTCGTCACCAACCGGGGCAGCGACGCGCCGTCACTTCTGCTGAAGGCCGCGGGCCGACTCGAACCAATCGACGTAGACCTTTCACGCGCGACTTACCTTCAGGCGTTTACGGCTGCGATCTTGGCCGGTCATCTGGCGCTCGGCGGTGGTGTGCACGAGGTGGCGCGCGCCGCTGGGGCCGCACCGCCGCCGCGCCGCGCAGCACGTGCGCCCGACCTTCTCCTGGAAGGTCTCACAGTGCACTTCGACCGAGGATATGAGGCGGGCCTGCCGATACTGCGGAAGGCACTGGACGCCTTCGGTATTCGCATGTCGGTCGACGAGCAGCTGCGCTGCCATTGGATAGCCGGCGTCGTGGCGCCGCACCTTTGGGATGACGATCGCTGGGAAGTGCTTTCTGAGCGGCACATCCAACTCGCGCGCGGCGTCGGTGCGCTGAGCGAACTGCCTCTGGCCCTCAGTCTGCGCGCGGTCATGATGGTGTTCACGGGGAATATGACCGGGGCAGCCTTACTCATCGGGGAGCATCAGGTCGCGATCGATGCAACCAACAACTACGTCTCCAACCCCGCTGAAGTAGTTTTGGCGGCTTTGCGGGGCCGACAAGTCGAGGCGGCCGGGCTGATCGACGCAGCCATCAGGGAGGCGAGCCTTCGAGGTGAAGGCATCGGGATCGTCCTGGCCGAGTGGGCGAACGCCGTGCTGAACAATGGCCTCGGTAGCTACGAGCGCGCGATGCAGGCCGCGCAGCGCGCCGCCGCCCAGTCGGTCGAACTGGTGGTGCGGGGCTGGGCGGCGGTCGAGCTCGTCGAGGCGGCAGTGCGCAGCGGACACCGTCCAGTCGCCGACGACGCACTGCGCCTGCTGGCCGAGAGGACCACACCCAGCGGCACTGATTGGGCGCGCGGCGTCGAGGCCCGTTCGCGCGCGCTGTTGAGGGAGGGTGACGCCGCGGAAAGCCTCTATCTCGAGTCGATCGAGCGTCTGGGCTGCACTCGCATGCGGGTGGATCTCGCCCGGGCTCACCTGCTCTATGGCGAATGGCTGCGCAGGGAGCGCCGCCGTATTGATGCGCGGGCACAGCTTCGCATCGCCCACGACATGTTCGAGTTAATTGGAATGGAAGCTTTCGCGCAGCGGGCCAGGCGTGAGCTACAGGCCACCGGTGAAACGGCCCGCAAACGCACGATCGCCAGCGGCCATCAGCAGCTCACGGCCCAGGAGGCCCAGATCGCGCGGCTGGCCCGCGAGGGGCTTTCGAATCCAGAGATAGGCGTCCGGCTGTTCATCAGCGCGCGCACCGTCAAATATCACCTGACGAACATATATACCAAGCTCGGCATCAGCTCGCGCAGCCAGCTCGACCGTGTATCACCGAGCTGA
- a CDS encoding threonine/serine exporter family protein, with protein MKAAVLLYENGQSTIMTLIAVDRLNQGLGIRSMLIPSSASLLLIGDDTPASMRVAAAAPVAVNMRRISSAMRTIDRAKNGLVGLDAVDHELNAAASEKFSNTWVFTLACALGAGALAVAFGATNPWVVSLAVVSAAAGGLIRRGLGHFGFGLLPQAFAAATLAGLIGALSVHLHLGGTTELIAVCAGMVLVPGPHILNGALDLLSLRITLGIARLGYASLVLAAIAAGLILGLHAARQTLSVSAAVAYVPLSVDVLAAGVASACFAVYFSMPYRLIGWPVAAGMLAHAAHWWLMTSWGMNLAAAAFAACLLVGTLLVAVAHWLRMTLAVAIGFASVVSFMPGSYLFRMLSGLIQLPGNASPNLLAATASNGAVAMLVVVGMAVGLTLPMYLRDTVLAVGAHRS; from the coding sequence ATGAAAGCCGCTGTGTTGCTGTACGAAAACGGACAGTCGACGATTATGACGCTGATCGCGGTTGACCGGCTGAACCAGGGCCTCGGCATCCGCAGCATGCTCATCCCGTCGTCGGCTTCACTGCTGTTGATCGGCGACGACACGCCGGCATCGATGCGGGTGGCGGCAGCCGCTCCAGTCGCGGTCAATATGCGCCGAATCTCCTCCGCTATGCGGACCATCGATCGTGCAAAGAACGGGCTGGTCGGCCTCGATGCGGTTGACCACGAGCTGAACGCGGCAGCGAGCGAGAAGTTCTCGAACACATGGGTGTTCACGCTTGCATGTGCACTCGGTGCCGGAGCGCTGGCCGTGGCCTTTGGCGCCACCAACCCGTGGGTGGTGTCCCTGGCCGTGGTGAGCGCCGCGGCCGGCGGGTTGATACGTCGCGGGCTAGGTCACTTCGGATTCGGTTTGCTTCCGCAGGCGTTCGCGGCCGCGACGCTGGCCGGGCTCATCGGTGCACTCTCCGTGCATCTGCACCTGGGCGGTACAACGGAATTGATTGCTGTATGCGCGGGGATGGTCCTGGTGCCGGGGCCGCACATCCTCAACGGCGCGCTGGATCTGCTGTCGCTGAGGATCACACTGGGTATCGCCCGCCTGGGCTACGCCAGTCTCGTGCTTGCTGCAATTGCTGCCGGGCTGATTCTAGGGTTGCACGCGGCAAGGCAGACATTGTCGGTGTCTGCCGCGGTCGCGTACGTTCCGCTATCCGTCGATGTGTTGGCCGCCGGTGTCGCGTCTGCGTGCTTCGCCGTCTACTTTTCCATGCCCTACCGCCTGATCGGCTGGCCAGTCGCCGCTGGAATGCTTGCGCACGCGGCACATTGGTGGCTGATGACTTCGTGGGGAATGAATCTGGCGGCGGCTGCATTTGCGGCGTGTCTTCTGGTCGGCACGCTGCTGGTCGCCGTCGCTCACTGGTTGCGGATGACGCTCGCTGTAGCCATAGGCTTCGCCTCGGTGGTTTCATTCATGCCGGGCTCTTACCTATTCCGCATGCTCAGCGGCCTCATTCAGCTGCCCGGCAACGCTTCGCCCAACTTGTTGGCTGCGACGGCGTCAAACGGAGCGGTCGCAATGCTGGTGGTTGTCGGCATGGCGGTCGGGCTGACGCTACCGATGTATCTCCGCGACACCGTGTTGGCCGTGGGTGCGCATCGCTCGTAA